A portion of the Candidatus Rokuibacteriota bacterium genome contains these proteins:
- a CDS encoding O-antigen ligase family protein, whose protein sequence is MGVLTARPDDVSTLSRIGVTAFLLGLGFSITLSQGALLLLTFLWLRRLRDPEARRAATWPLWAPVLGFSAVSLLSALASGHPRTSLVASKGLWLVAALYVAADVFTRSEVADRFLSALSLVVAAAALMGLLQVGFCPQPEPSEGLGRWFFHRCDRARGSFSIYMTLAGILNLLLLATLPRLLLGRRLWGLSFLAWLVTLLGLAVTYTRGAWLGFAAGVLALAPLIRRARWLLIGGLVVLLLGVLAGPQHLRQRFLSVGDRQDPTVKERVYMWRSGLALWQTRPWLGVGPGGVKREYQRYALPEAMKKRTGHVHNTPLQILVERGVIGLAAWLWIWGAFYARAVAILRRLPATAAQERALVAGSLAAITGFLVAGLTEYNFGDSEVVMVAWTIMALPFVVSREAGGA, encoded by the coding sequence ATGGGCGTCCTGACCGCCCGGCCCGATGACGTGAGCACCCTGAGCCGCATCGGCGTCACCGCCTTCCTCCTCGGCCTCGGGTTCTCGATCACCCTGTCTCAGGGGGCGCTCCTCCTCTTGACGTTCCTCTGGCTCCGGCGGCTGCGGGATCCCGAGGCCCGGCGGGCGGCGACCTGGCCGCTGTGGGCGCCGGTGCTCGGCTTCAGCGCCGTGAGCCTCCTGTCGGCACTTGCCTCGGGCCACCCGCGGACGAGCCTCGTGGCTTCCAAGGGGCTGTGGCTGGTTGCCGCGCTGTATGTCGCCGCCGATGTGTTCACCAGATCTGAGGTCGCCGACCGTTTCCTCTCGGCCCTGAGCCTGGTGGTGGCCGCTGCGGCGCTGATGGGCCTGCTCCAGGTCGGATTCTGTCCGCAGCCCGAGCCGAGCGAGGGGCTCGGCCGGTGGTTCTTCCATCGCTGCGACCGCGCCCGGGGCTCGTTCAGCATCTACATGACACTCGCGGGGATCCTGAACCTGCTGCTACTCGCGACCCTGCCGCGGCTGCTTCTCGGAAGACGCCTGTGGGGGTTGTCCTTCCTGGCCTGGCTCGTGACGCTCTTGGGGCTGGCCGTGACGTACACGCGGGGCGCCTGGCTCGGCTTCGCCGCCGGGGTGCTGGCTTTGGCACCGCTGATCCGCAGGGCACGCTGGCTCCTGATCGGAGGACTCGTCGTGCTGCTGCTCGGCGTTCTCGCGGGCCCGCAGCACCTGCGTCAGCGCTTTCTCAGCGTGGGCGACCGCCAGGACCCGACCGTCAAGGAGCGCGTGTACATGTGGCGCAGCGGGCTGGCCCTGTGGCAGACGAGGCCGTGGCTCGGCGTGGGGCCTGGGGGTGTCAAGCGCGAGTACCAGCGCTACGCGCTGCCCGAGGCCATGAAGAAGCGGACCGGACATGTTCACAACACCCCGCTCCAGATCCTGGTGGAGCGGGGGGTGATCGGCCTGGCGGCCTGGCTCTGGATCTGGGGGGCGTTCTACGCGCGGGCCGTGGCGATCTTGCGCCGATTGCCGGCCACGGCGGCGCAGGAGCGGGCGCTGGTCGCGGGCAGCCTGGCCGCGATCACGGGCTTCCTGGTGGCGGGGCTGACCGAGTACAACTTCGGCGACTCGGAGGTGGTCATGGTCGCGTGGACCATCATGGCGCTACCGTTCGTGGTAAGCCGGGAGGCGGGCGGCGCGTGA
- a CDS encoding AbrB/MazE/SpoVT family DNA-binding domain-containing protein: MPLVKVKEKFQVTLPAAIRQKVGVDVGDLLEATVQGKRITFTPKVAVDRAFVEQRLAEGFEDVKKGRVYGPFSSAKALVRSLHHESRKLKKR; this comes from the coding sequence ATGCCGCTCGTCAAGGTCAAAGAGAAGTTTCAAGTGACGCTTCCTGCTGCAATCCGGCAGAAGGTCGGCGTCGACGTGGGCGATCTCTTGGAGGCCACCGTCCAGGGCAAGAGGATCACCTTCACTCCCAAGGTGGCGGTCGACCGCGCATTCGTTGAGCAGCGGCTCGCCGAGGGGTTCGAGGATGTCAAGAAGGGCCGCGTATACGGCCCCTTCAGCTCGGCCAAGGCCCTTGTTCGGTCGCTCCACCATGAGTCCCGGAAGCTCAAGAAGCGTTGA
- a CDS encoding hemolysin III family protein, whose protein sequence is MSAAPAALERGQSLGEEIANSISHGVGLAAALAATPFLIAYAVQRGGAAFMVGASVFAATMVLLYLASTLYHALPRGRAKRVFRVIEHGAIFVLIAGTYTPFTLGVLRGAWGWALFGLVWGLAAAGVLLKAVGGVRYPALSVLLYLGMGWLIVVAIRPLWLHVPLAGLVWLLSGGIAYTAGVAFFAAKQLRFSHFVWHLFVLAGSTCHFIAVRFYAA, encoded by the coding sequence ATGAGCGCAGCGCCTGCAGCACTCGAGCGCGGGCAGTCACTCGGGGAAGAAATCGCGAACAGCATCAGCCATGGTGTGGGCCTCGCCGCCGCACTCGCGGCGACCCCATTTCTTATCGCGTATGCCGTGCAGCGCGGGGGTGCAGCATTCATGGTGGGCGCGAGCGTCTTCGCCGCGACGATGGTGCTGCTGTACCTGGCCTCGACGCTCTATCACGCCCTACCCCGCGGCCGGGCCAAGCGCGTGTTTCGGGTCATCGAGCACGGCGCGATCTTTGTTCTCATCGCCGGTACGTACACACCCTTTACCCTGGGTGTGCTGCGCGGTGCGTGGGGGTGGGCGCTATTCGGGCTGGTCTGGGGCTTGGCTGCGGCCGGGGTACTTCTGAAGGCCGTGGGCGGTGTGCGGTATCCAGCGCTCTCCGTGCTTCTGTATCTGGGGATGGGGTGGCTCATCGTCGTCGCGATTCGACCGCTGTGGCTCCACGTGCCGCTGGCCGGTCTGGTGTGGCTTCTGTCGGGGGGCATCGCCTACACGGCCGGCGTGGCGTTCTTCGCCGCGAAGCAGCTGCGCTTTAGCCATTTCGTGTGGCACCTATTCGTCCTTGCTGGTAGCACCTGCCACTTCATCGCGGTGCGGTTCTACGCGGCCTAA